The genomic region GGCCGCGCCGGAGCGGGGTGCGGGCGGCGAGCGGATCGCGAAGCTGCTCGCGCGCGCGGGCGTCGGCTCGCGGCGCGAGGTGGAGCGCATGATCGCCGCCGGCCGCGTCGCGCTCGCGGGCGAGCGGGTGACGAGCCCGGCGCTCAAGCTGGCGGACCTCTCGGCGGTCACGGTCGACGGCCGGCCCGTGCCCCGGCCCGACCCGCCGCGGTTGTGGCGGCTGCACAAGCCGCGCGGCGTGCTCGTGACGCGGCGCGACCCGGAGGGCCGGCGCACGCTGGCCGACCTGCTTCCCGCCGAGCTTCGGGCTCTCAAGCCCGTCGGCCGTCTCGACATCAACAGCGAGGGGCTGCTGCTGCTCACCAACGACGGGGAGCTCAAACGCCTGCTCGAGCATCCGGAAAGCGCCATCGCCCGCTCCTACCGCGTGCGCGTGCACGGCCCCCTCGACGAGGCGCGCCTGAAGCCGCTTCGAGAGGGCGTCGTCATCGCCGGCGAGCGGTTCCGGCCCATGGAGATCGCGCTCGAGCGGTCCGGGCGCAGCAACCACTGGCTGCTTGTCACCCTGCGCGAAGGGCGCAACCGCGAGATCCGCCGGGCGTTCGCCGCCGCAGGGCTTCAGGTCGACCGCCTGATCCGCACGCGTTATGGCCCCCTGACCCTCGGATCGCTCGCCCCGGGCGCGATCGCGGAGGTGCCGCAGAAGACGCTTCTCGCCCTGCTCGAGGCGCTGCCGGGCGGGGAGGACCTGCGCGCGGCCCTGCTCGCCGCCCGGAGCTGGTCGCCCGAACGCTGGGCGCGGCCGAAGAGACCCGCCGGCCCGCGCCGCACCCGCCGGCAGCGGGCGAAGGGGAGGGCGCGGTGATGCGGGTGATCGCCGGGCGCTGGCGCGGGCTGAAGCTCAAGGCCCCGCCCGGGGACGGCCTGCGCCCCTCGAGCGACCGCCTGCGCGAGACGCTCTTCAACATCCTCGCCCACAATCCGGCCTTCCCGCCGCTTGCCGGCGGACGCGTCGCCGACATCTTCGCCGGCACCGGCGCCGTCGGCATCGAGGCGCTTTCGCGCGGGGCCGCCCATGTCGCCTTCCTCGAGCGCGATCCCCGCCACCTTGCCGTGCTGCGGGAGAACCTCGCGCGCCTGCGGCTGCCGGATCCCACGCGCATGGCCCGGGTCCTCAAGGCCGACGCGCGGCATCCGCCACCCGCGGACCGACCGTTCACCATCGTCTATCTCGACCCGCCCTATGGCGAGGGGCTGATCCGGCCGGCCCTGGAAGGCCTCGGGCGGGCCGGCTGGATCGCAGCGGACAGCCTGGTGATCGCGGAGACCGATGCGCGCGAGGAGATCGCCCTGCCGGCCGCCTGGTCGGTGATGGACAGGCGCGTGACGGGTCGCGCGGCGCTCCATTTCCTGCGCCCGCCGGCCGGCGGCTAGCCGGCGATGCGCGCGATGTTGCGGTTGCCGGTCCGCGACACGGCGACCGGCAGGCCCACCGGCCGCGGGCCCATGAGCGCCTCGATGCTTTCCTCATCCTCGCCCGGCACGACGGCGATGAAGCGGCCGCCGCGGCCGTCGCGCCCCAGCCGGCCGTAGAGCAGGCCGTGGGCCGGCCCGCCGCTGCGGTCGAAGACGACCGTCGCCGCCTCCACCACGCCCGCGCCTTCCGGCGCGTCCACCCAGGGCGGGGAGGCCATCGCCTCGATCCGGGCCTGGAGGTCGTCGGCCGGCAGATGGCGCCAGCCGTCGCGGTGCGGACGGTTCGCATACAGCCCCAGGGCGTGCTTCGTCAGATACCAGCCGTTGGCCCAGACGAGCCCGGTCGCCGGCTCTACGGCCGCGCGCAGGCGCTCGACGAGAGTTGCGATCGCGAACAGGCTGTAGCCGTTGCCCGGCCCGCCGAAGAACGGCAGCCCGCCGGTGAGCGTGAGCCCGCGCCCGCCATGCGGATCGAGACCCAGCGCCTCCGCACCCAGCTCCACCGCGCTCGGAAAGCAG from Rhodothalassiaceae bacterium harbors:
- a CDS encoding hypothetical protein (possible pseudo, internal stop codon, frameshifted), which produces MDADSAGHMAEDRTADGPAGPAAPERGAGGERIAKLLARAGVGSRREVERMIAAGRVALAGERVTSPALKLADLSAVTVDGRPVPRPDPPRLWRLHKPRGVLVTRRDPEGRRTLADLLPAELRALKPVGRLDINSEGLLLLTNDGELKRLLEHPESAIARSYRVRVHGPLDEARLKPLREGVVIAGERFRPMEIALERSGRSNHWLLVTLREGRNREIRRAFAAAGLQVDRLIRTRYGPLTLGSLAPGAIAEVPQKTLLALLEALPGGEDLRAALLAARSWSPERWARPKRPAGPRRTRRQRAKGRAR
- a CDS encoding DNA methyltransferase, whose protein sequence is MRVIAGRWRGLKLKAPPGDGLRPSSDRLRETLFNILAHNPAFPPLAGGRVADIFAGTGAVGIEALSRGAAHVAFLERDPRHLAVLRENLARLRLPDPTRMARVLKADARHPPPADRPFTIVYLDPPYGEGLIRPALEGLGRAGWIAADSLVIAETDAREEIALPAAWSVMDRRVTGRAALHFLRPPAGG